One Penaeus monodon isolate SGIC_2016 chromosome 34, NSTDA_Pmon_1, whole genome shotgun sequence DNA segment encodes these proteins:
- the LOC119594797 gene encoding uncharacterized protein LOC119594797: MPRRRGSNEIEIKSGEQREAKEDSSRENDSVAVVGASRVALVGEDSGEEPPKEWWGARHTLALMGFLGFTVLSAVRICLSITIVAMVKSDAKNSTGRNATFDTCPFPDDYEVVETSRNESCRGMSSCVSV; this comes from the exons AtgccaagaagaagaggaagtaacgAAATCGAGATAAAGAGTGGAGAacagagagaagcgaaagaggatTCATCTCGAGAAAATGATTCTGTGGCTGTGGTCGGGGCGTCCAGAGTAGCGCTCGTGGGTGAAGACTCTGGAGAAG AGCCCCCAAAGGAGTGGTGGGGAGCGAGGCACACCCTGGCACTCATGGGTTTCCTGGGCTTCACCGTCTTGTCCGCCGTCAGGATCTGTCTCTCCATCACCATTGTCGCGATGGTTAAGTCAGATGCCAAAAACTCTACGGGCCGGAACGCCACGTTTGACACCTGTCCATTCCCTGATGATTATGAAGTGGTTGAGACAAGTCGTAATGAA AGTTGCAGAGGTATGTCTTCTTGTGTCTCAGTTTAG